The following are from one region of the Cystobacter fuscus DSM 2262 genome:
- a CDS encoding DUF4091 domain-containing protein yields the protein MAAVGMVGWWLAGMMTVAPAPRVVSALEKVRPGVSLPGEKEARLSLARGECEGAQVVLPPGVSRVQVAPLALRGPGTPLEASVWREEFLEVKTPSNSQGGTGAWPDPLVPVEAPRKDTQAPLVLYVELCAPKTQRPGTYQGALKLDMEGAPAASVPFTAEVQPFVLPATSSLPNSFGISLYSIAKGHGLKPESPEAQTLLRDYVTALLAHRVSAHGMSMEPPPVRFEEGRAVLDFRAYDAEVGPFLDGSALPSGARFTTVDVRDSKAARTDEQKAAYYRAFAEHAKDKGWPAQLFFYAKDEPKPEDVPLVRAQALRVRTAGKDVPVLVTSPLDEALRGSADILAPTLNCFFPRPGPQTCRNVVPLQTLRGKLAPNVKVWWYQSCNSHGCTGGPAKDSATEKAYSGWASYMVDHPAPLNRAMGPLAFLSGVDGELYFDTVFAYNTKDPWKEVFEFGGNGDGTFFYPGTPAHTGLSRHQPVVSLRLKHLRDGLEDYEYLQLLESLGERAFAREAARRLTRSGYEVELNGGRWEQVRREMTARLRQRWNAAEEAKRSGVHPK from the coding sequence ATGGCGGCAGTGGGGATGGTCGGTTGGTGGTTGGCGGGGATGATGACCGTGGCGCCCGCGCCACGGGTGGTGTCGGCCCTGGAGAAGGTGCGGCCGGGCGTGTCCCTCCCGGGTGAGAAGGAAGCCCGGTTGAGCCTCGCTCGCGGAGAGTGCGAGGGGGCCCAGGTGGTGCTGCCGCCCGGCGTGTCGCGCGTCCAGGTGGCGCCGCTCGCGCTGCGGGGACCGGGCACGCCCCTGGAGGCCTCGGTGTGGCGCGAGGAATTCCTGGAGGTGAAGACGCCCTCCAACTCCCAGGGAGGCACGGGCGCGTGGCCGGACCCGCTCGTTCCGGTGGAGGCGCCCCGGAAGGACACCCAGGCCCCCCTGGTGCTCTACGTGGAGCTGTGCGCACCCAAGACCCAGCGGCCCGGCACCTACCAGGGCGCGCTGAAGCTGGACATGGAAGGCGCGCCCGCGGCGAGCGTGCCCTTCACCGCCGAGGTGCAACCCTTCGTCCTGCCCGCCACCTCGTCGCTGCCCAACAGCTTCGGCATCTCGCTCTACAGCATCGCCAAGGGCCATGGACTCAAGCCCGAGTCACCCGAGGCCCAGACGCTGCTGCGCGACTACGTGACGGCGCTGCTCGCCCACCGCGTCAGCGCCCATGGCATGAGCATGGAGCCCCCGCCGGTGCGCTTCGAGGAGGGCCGCGCGGTGCTGGACTTCCGCGCCTATGACGCCGAGGTGGGGCCCTTCCTCGACGGCTCGGCGCTGCCCTCGGGCGCCCGCTTCACCACCGTGGACGTGCGCGACTCGAAGGCCGCCCGCACCGACGAGCAGAAGGCCGCGTACTACCGGGCCTTCGCCGAGCACGCCAAGGACAAGGGCTGGCCCGCCCAGCTCTTCTTCTACGCCAAGGACGAGCCCAAGCCCGAGGACGTGCCGCTCGTGCGCGCCCAGGCCCTGCGCGTGCGCACGGCCGGCAAGGACGTGCCGGTGCTCGTCACCTCGCCCCTGGACGAGGCCTTGCGCGGCTCGGCGGACATCCTCGCCCCCACCCTCAACTGCTTCTTCCCCCGCCCCGGCCCCCAGACGTGCCGCAACGTCGTCCCGTTGCAGACCCTGCGCGGCAAGCTCGCGCCGAACGTGAAGGTGTGGTGGTACCAGAGCTGCAACTCGCACGGCTGCACGGGCGGCCCCGCCAAGGACTCCGCCACGGAGAAGGCCTACAGCGGCTGGGCCTCGTACATGGTGGATCACCCCGCCCCGCTCAACCGCGCCATGGGGCCGCTGGCCTTCCTCTCCGGCGTGGACGGCGAGCTCTATTTCGACACCGTCTTCGCCTACAACACGAAGGACCCCTGGAAGGAGGTGTTCGAGTTCGGCGGCAACGGCGACGGCACCTTCTTCTACCCGGGCACCCCGGCGCACACGGGCCTCTCCCGCCACCAGCCCGTGGTGTCCCTGCGCCTCAAGCACCTGCGCGATGGGCTGGAGGACTACGAGTACCTCCAGCTCCTGGAGTCGCTGGGGGAGCGCGCCTTCGCCCGCGAGGCCGCTCGACGGCTCACCCGCTCGGGGTACGAGGTGGAGTTGAATGGCGGCCGATGGGAGCAGGTGCGCCGCGAGATGACGGCGCGCTTGCGCCAGCGCTGGAACGCGGCTGAAGAAGCGAAGCGTTCGGGCGTCCATCCGAAGTGA
- the uvrC gene encoding excinuclease ABC subunit UvrC: MDAKLEAKLEALPTEPGVYLMKDRRGEIIYVGKAINLRNRVRSYFTRTGDARAFVSLLDKFLGDLETVIVHNEKEALLLENELIKKHKPRFNVLLKDDKQYISLRLDRKQFYPRLEVVRRYEKDGARYFGPYSSASAIRETLRVINRFFHLRTCTDHVLANRKRPCLLHQIGRCPAPCVYPVPEDEYRKSVDEVVLFLEGKAGELVDGLRARMKQASAELKFEEAARIRDQLRAIERSLERQKVATTDFKDQDVFSFHREGDRLLVYVLYVRQGRLNGGQAFPLGSQEFPDEELLPSFVNLYYDQGNFVPEEVLMPLDVEEREGLEALLTERKGDRVRVMVPKRGEKRDLVEMAQKNAEQAALERRRTKDETENVLRRLQERLGLRRLPRRMECFDISHFQGASIVASQVAATDGEIDKSRYRRYRIKTLEKQDDFASMHEVITRRLKRGQEEEDLPDLLVIDGGKGQLASALAAAKDLGVEGVDIVSLAKSRDLEVHDRDEESAQSPERVFLPHRKDPIVLRQNSAELYLLTRLRDEAHRFAITFQQKSMRRGNFRSALDDIPGVGATRKKLLLRHFGSLKRVRESTIEELAEVLGPTVAERAHAALHGHQDEDEADPIREASLADADDLINEKSEEGSPPGSP; encoded by the coding sequence ATGGACGCGAAGCTCGAAGCCAAGCTGGAAGCGCTGCCCACCGAGCCCGGCGTGTACCTGATGAAGGACCGCCGGGGCGAAATCATCTACGTGGGCAAGGCCATCAACCTGCGCAACCGGGTGCGCTCCTACTTCACCCGCACCGGGGACGCGCGCGCCTTCGTGTCCCTGCTGGACAAGTTCCTCGGGGACCTGGAGACGGTGATCGTTCACAACGAGAAGGAAGCCCTCCTCCTCGAGAACGAGCTCATCAAGAAGCACAAGCCGCGTTTCAACGTCCTGCTCAAGGACGACAAGCAGTACATCTCCCTGCGGTTGGACAGGAAGCAGTTCTATCCGCGGTTGGAGGTGGTGCGGCGCTACGAGAAGGACGGGGCGCGCTACTTCGGCCCATACTCCAGCGCGAGCGCCATCCGCGAGACGCTGCGCGTCATCAACCGCTTCTTCCACCTGCGCACGTGCACGGACCACGTGCTGGCCAACCGCAAGCGGCCCTGCCTGTTGCACCAGATTGGCCGGTGTCCGGCACCGTGCGTCTACCCTGTACCGGAGGACGAGTACCGCAAGAGCGTGGACGAGGTGGTGCTCTTCCTGGAGGGCAAGGCGGGAGAACTGGTGGACGGGCTGCGCGCGCGCATGAAGCAGGCCTCGGCGGAGCTCAAGTTCGAGGAGGCCGCGCGCATCCGCGACCAGTTGCGCGCCATCGAGCGCAGCCTCGAGCGGCAGAAGGTGGCCACCACCGACTTCAAGGATCAGGACGTCTTCTCCTTCCACCGGGAGGGCGACCGTCTGCTCGTCTACGTTCTCTACGTGCGGCAGGGGCGGCTCAATGGAGGCCAGGCGTTTCCCCTGGGCAGCCAGGAGTTCCCCGACGAGGAGCTGCTGCCCTCCTTCGTGAACCTCTACTACGACCAGGGCAACTTCGTGCCCGAGGAGGTGCTCATGCCCCTGGACGTGGAGGAGCGCGAGGGCCTGGAGGCGCTGCTGACCGAGCGCAAGGGCGACCGGGTGCGGGTGATGGTGCCCAAGCGCGGCGAGAAGCGCGACCTGGTGGAGATGGCGCAGAAGAACGCCGAGCAGGCCGCGCTCGAGCGCCGCCGCACCAAGGACGAGACGGAGAACGTGCTGCGCCGGCTCCAGGAGCGGCTGGGGCTGCGCCGCCTGCCTCGCCGCATGGAATGTTTCGACATCTCACACTTCCAGGGCGCGAGCATCGTGGCCTCCCAGGTGGCCGCCACGGATGGGGAGATCGACAAGTCGCGCTACCGGCGCTACCGCATCAAGACGCTGGAGAAGCAGGACGACTTCGCGAGCATGCACGAGGTCATCACCCGCCGGCTCAAGCGGGGCCAGGAGGAGGAGGACCTGCCGGACCTGCTGGTCATCGACGGAGGCAAGGGACAGCTCGCCAGCGCGCTCGCCGCCGCGAAGGACCTGGGCGTGGAGGGGGTGGACATCGTCTCGCTGGCCAAGAGCCGGGACCTGGAGGTGCATGACCGCGACGAGGAGAGCGCCCAGAGCCCCGAGCGCGTCTTCCTGCCCCACCGCAAGGATCCCATCGTGCTGCGTCAGAACTCGGCGGAGCTCTACCTGCTCACGCGGCTGCGCGACGAGGCCCACCGCTTCGCGATTACCTTTCAACAGAAGAGCATGCGCCGGGGCAATTTCCGCTCGGCGCTGGACGACATTCCGGGCGTGGGCGCGACGCGCAAGAAGCTCCTGCTGCGCCACTTCGGCTCGCTCAAGCGCGTGCGCGAGTCGACCATCGAGGAGCTGGCCGAGGTGCTCGGGCCCACCGTGGCCGAGCGCGCTCACGCGGCGCTCCATGGCCATCAGGACGAGGACGAGGCCGACCCGATCCGCGAGGCGTCCCTGGCGGATGCGGATGATTTGATCAACGAAAAGTCAGAAGAAGGCTCGCCACCCGGCTCGCCGTGA
- a CDS encoding DUF3108 domain-containing protein encodes MHQQFKGVFSGVLLSLLGAGGALAQGTTGVSAFGPGEQASYRVHYLGMTAGSAQVTVGAPMRQWGKDVWPIVSLAKSDAVAGVWPVKDKYVSYWDFNSQRVLGSDMHEDQNHKRRRVRVKLSDDGRSAQVVKQKEGEAPSEKNLEVLEGALDVTGATFALRNRVLEVGQEYTYPVFTGSKNFVMKAKVEAKETLTTAQGSQEVLRLRVHTEFSGNMASKRDMVAWLTADARHLPVRIEAELALGAVVAELQDYKQGKVVTPAPAVTAKNGI; translated from the coding sequence ATGCATCAGCAGTTCAAGGGAGTGTTCAGCGGCGTGCTGTTGAGCCTCCTGGGGGCGGGAGGGGCGTTGGCCCAGGGGACGACGGGAGTGTCCGCGTTCGGCCCCGGTGAACAAGCGAGTTACCGGGTGCACTACCTTGGGATGACGGCGGGCTCGGCGCAGGTGACGGTGGGCGCCCCCATGCGGCAGTGGGGCAAGGACGTGTGGCCCATCGTGTCGCTGGCGAAGTCGGACGCGGTGGCGGGCGTGTGGCCCGTGAAGGACAAGTACGTCAGCTACTGGGACTTCAACTCGCAGCGGGTGCTGGGCTCGGACATGCACGAGGACCAGAACCACAAGCGCCGCCGCGTGCGCGTGAAGCTGAGCGACGATGGCCGGAGCGCCCAGGTGGTGAAGCAGAAGGAAGGCGAGGCCCCCTCGGAGAAGAACCTCGAGGTGCTCGAGGGCGCGCTCGACGTGACCGGGGCGACCTTCGCGCTGCGCAACCGCGTGCTGGAGGTGGGCCAGGAGTACACCTATCCCGTCTTCACCGGCTCGAAGAACTTCGTGATGAAGGCGAAGGTGGAAGCGAAGGAAACGCTCACCACGGCGCAGGGGAGCCAGGAGGTGTTGCGGCTGCGCGTGCACACCGAGTTCTCCGGCAACATGGCCTCCAAGCGCGACATGGTGGCCTGGTTGACGGCGGACGCGCGGCACCTGCCCGTGCGCATCGAGGCGGAGCTCGCCCTGGGCGCGGTGGTGGCGGAACTGCAGGACTACAAGCAGGGCAAGGTCGTCACGCCAGCGCCGGCGGTGACGGCCAAGAACGGCATCTAG
- a CDS encoding GGDEF domain-containing protein yields the protein MNSAELLAAMTRTVEQLAAYNDIAKALTSTLELREVLNLMMEKIRSLLRPRNWSLLLQDERTGKLYFEIAVGEGAEVLKGLQLAPGEGIAGTAFATGTARLVEDVSHDPAFASRFDDASTFRTRSIVAVPLIARGQVLGVIELVNGVIDRPFTQEDLMALTAIADFAAIAIENARNFRRVQELTIKDEHTGVYNARHLRAQLEHEVRRSQRFHHPVSLIFLDLDRFKSINDAHGHLVGSAVLREVGELLMSCCRQLDYVFRYGGDEFALLLVETSTDGAVTTATRIRDAFRKQVFQQAAELELRVTASLGVATYPEHALSAVDLVRAADFAMYAAKARGRDDICVAVPQGERPSGGPGSMMGKK from the coding sequence ATGAACTCCGCGGAACTCCTCGCGGCCATGACGCGTACGGTGGAGCAACTGGCCGCCTACAACGACATCGCCAAGGCGCTCACCTCGACGCTCGAGCTGCGCGAGGTACTCAACCTGATGATGGAGAAGATCCGCAGCCTGTTGCGTCCGCGCAACTGGTCGCTGCTCCTGCAGGACGAGCGCACGGGCAAGCTCTACTTCGAGATCGCCGTGGGCGAGGGCGCCGAGGTGCTCAAGGGCCTGCAGCTCGCGCCGGGCGAGGGCATCGCCGGCACCGCGTTCGCCACGGGGACGGCCCGGCTGGTGGAGGACGTGTCCCATGACCCGGCCTTCGCCTCGCGCTTCGACGACGCGTCCACCTTCCGCACCCGCTCCATCGTCGCCGTGCCGCTCATCGCGCGCGGCCAGGTGCTCGGCGTCATCGAGCTGGTCAACGGCGTCATCGACAGGCCCTTCACCCAGGAAGATTTGATGGCGCTCACCGCGATTGCCGACTTCGCGGCCATCGCCATCGAGAACGCGCGCAACTTCCGCCGGGTGCAGGAGCTCACCATCAAGGACGAGCACACGGGCGTCTACAATGCCCGGCACCTGCGCGCCCAGCTCGAGCACGAGGTGCGGCGCTCCCAGCGCTTCCACCACCCGGTGTCCCTCATCTTCCTGGATCTGGATCGCTTCAAGTCCATCAACGACGCCCACGGGCACCTGGTGGGCAGCGCCGTGCTGCGCGAGGTGGGCGAGCTGCTCATGTCCTGCTGCCGGCAGCTCGACTATGTCTTCCGCTATGGCGGCGACGAGTTCGCCCTGCTGCTCGTGGAGACGAGCACGGATGGGGCGGTGACGACCGCCACGCGCATCCGCGATGCCTTCCGCAAGCAAGTGTTCCAGCAGGCGGCGGAGCTGGAGCTCCGGGTGACGGCGAGTCTCGGGGTGGCCACCTACCCGGAGCACGCCCTGTCCGCGGTGGACCTCGTCCGGGCGGCGGACTTCGCCATGTACGCCGCCAAGGCCCGGGGCCGCGATGACATCTGCGTCGCCGTGCCCCAGGGGGAGCGGCCCTCCGGGGGGCCGGGCTCCATGATGGGCAAGAAATGA
- a CDS encoding DUF507 family protein — protein sequence MRLYPKVIPIISREVVQRLMQDGDVEVEQMRVADAEMDLSAIMREYLANEERVNQATREALERRGYDYSKFNQVKREMADVRGFKMGDEGIEYVINQMIEFLLISRNVEEVYAADNVLRQKIHVVMKKHLDVDEEIDREARSRLRHLQEGTSAFDIEYNKTVEQIRRARGLI from the coding sequence ATGAGGCTCTATCCGAAGGTGATCCCAATCATCTCCCGGGAGGTCGTCCAGAGGCTGATGCAGGACGGCGATGTCGAGGTGGAGCAGATGCGCGTCGCCGACGCCGAGATGGATCTGTCCGCCATCATGCGCGAGTACCTGGCGAACGAGGAGCGTGTGAATCAGGCCACGCGCGAGGCCCTGGAGCGCCGGGGCTACGACTACTCCAAGTTCAATCAGGTCAAGCGTGAGATGGCCGACGTCCGCGGCTTCAAGATGGGCGACGAGGGCATCGAATACGTCATCAACCAGATGATTGAATTCCTGCTCATCAGCCGCAACGTGGAGGAGGTCTACGCCGCCGATAACGTGCTGCGGCAGAAGATCCACGTGGTGATGAAGAAGCACCTGGACGTGGACGAGGAGATCGACCGCGAGGCCCGCTCCCGCCTGCGCCACCTGCAGGAAGGCACGAGCGCCTTCGACATCGAGTACAACAAGACGGTGGAGCAGATCCGTCGGGCGCGGGGCCTCATCTAG
- a CDS encoding peptidylprolyl isomerase, with translation MGSLDLRKVVSLLFIIAIAVVFTVQFGPGSNGFSDVNPAGAPAAAAVVNGKEIPINEFRREYAGQLQYLRQQGQPITEAVARQFGLPQTVLDRLVNTELLAQAAARQGLRASDEEILRILQRSPDFQKDGQFDYATYQQVLRDFFRQSPADYEEDLRKRLSAQKLLGVVQAGVVVSDDEVRTRFAKEGNQARVVFARFLPSMYADKVPAPTPADLTAYKQAQEKAIKEYYEANRFVYQQPERVHARQILLKLAPDATPEQKAQVLARAQALRQEIEGGKDFAEVASTSSEDPGTKASGGDLGWVERGNWEPALANAAFALEPGKLTQPVETKYGIHLVKVEEKKPAQDKKLEEVQDEIATTLYKKDKAKELARVEADKALATVKGGQTLTALFPPEKEGQPALLRFEQETRPEAVQTDTFNAASPNVPNLGPAPELLTAVFATQGPSVLEQVYPVGEGFVVAQVTERQLPDDAKFAEKRDELRQQAQQAKQYEVADSFIKALKKSGKVETNPAALDQVAGG, from the coding sequence ATGGGCTCTTTGGATCTCCGAAAGGTCGTCTCGCTCCTCTTCATCATCGCGATCGCGGTGGTGTTCACCGTGCAGTTCGGCCCGGGGAGCAACGGGTTCAGCGACGTGAACCCCGCCGGCGCCCCCGCGGCCGCGGCGGTGGTCAACGGCAAGGAAATCCCCATCAACGAGTTCCGCCGCGAGTATGCCGGACAGTTGCAGTACCTGCGCCAGCAGGGCCAGCCCATCACCGAGGCGGTCGCCCGGCAGTTCGGTCTCCCCCAGACGGTGCTGGACCGGCTGGTGAACACGGAGCTGCTCGCCCAGGCCGCCGCGCGCCAGGGCCTGCGGGCGTCGGACGAGGAGATCCTCCGCATCCTGCAGCGCAGCCCGGACTTCCAGAAGGACGGCCAGTTCGACTACGCCACCTACCAGCAGGTGCTGCGCGACTTCTTCCGCCAGTCGCCCGCGGACTACGAGGAGGACCTGCGCAAGCGGCTGTCCGCGCAGAAGCTGCTCGGCGTGGTGCAGGCCGGCGTGGTCGTCTCCGATGACGAGGTGCGCACGCGCTTCGCCAAGGAGGGCAACCAGGCCCGCGTCGTGTTCGCCCGCTTCCTGCCCTCCATGTACGCCGACAAGGTCCCCGCCCCCACCCCGGCGGACCTGACCGCCTACAAGCAGGCCCAGGAGAAGGCCATCAAGGAGTACTACGAGGCCAACCGCTTCGTGTACCAGCAGCCCGAGCGCGTCCACGCGCGGCAGATCCTCCTCAAGCTCGCCCCGGACGCCACGCCGGAGCAGAAGGCCCAGGTGCTCGCGCGCGCCCAGGCGCTGCGCCAGGAGATCGAGGGTGGCAAGGACTTCGCCGAGGTGGCGAGCACGAGCAGCGAGGATCCGGGCACCAAGGCCAGCGGGGGAGATCTCGGCTGGGTGGAGCGGGGCAACTGGGAGCCCGCGCTCGCCAACGCCGCCTTCGCGCTCGAGCCCGGCAAGCTCACCCAGCCCGTGGAGACGAAGTACGGCATCCACCTGGTGAAGGTGGAGGAGAAGAAGCCGGCGCAGGACAAGAAGCTCGAGGAGGTGCAGGACGAGATCGCCACCACCCTGTACAAGAAGGACAAGGCCAAGGAGCTCGCCCGGGTCGAGGCGGACAAGGCGCTCGCCACGGTGAAGGGCGGCCAGACGCTCACCGCCCTGTTCCCCCCGGAGAAGGAGGGCCAGCCGGCGCTCCTGCGCTTCGAGCAGGAGACGCGTCCGGAGGCGGTGCAGACGGACACCTTCAACGCCGCCAGCCCCAACGTGCCCAACCTCGGCCCGGCGCCGGAGCTGCTCACCGCGGTGTTCGCCACCCAGGGGCCGAGCGTGCTCGAGCAGGTCTACCCCGTGGGCGAGGGCTTCGTCGTGGCCCAGGTGACCGAGCGCCAGCTGCCGGATGATGCGAAGTTCGCCGAGAAGCGCGACGAGCTGCGCCAGCAGGCCCAGCAGGCCAAGCAGTACGAGGTGGCCGACTCCTTCATCAAGGCGCTGAAGAAGAGCGGCAAGGTGGAGACCAACCCCGCCGCGCTCGATCAGGTGGCCGGCGGCTGA
- a CDS encoding YggS family pyridoxal phosphate-dependent enzyme, which produces MSGIAERLAEVRERMAAACARVGRPPGSVTLVAVSKLKPAALIREAYAAGQRDFGENYAQELRDKAAELADLKELRWHAIGPLQTNKVKYVAKAAHAYHALERLEVAEELSRRRLEAPLPCHVEVNVGGEASKSGLAPEQVESFLKTVRALPGLRIDGLMSLPPPTDDEQVARGYFRALRALAERHGLPGLSMGTTHDYELAIEEGATLVRVGTALFGERA; this is translated from the coding sequence ATGAGCGGCATCGCGGAGCGCCTGGCGGAGGTGCGCGAGCGGATGGCGGCGGCGTGTGCGCGGGTGGGCCGGCCGCCCGGATCCGTCACCCTGGTGGCCGTGTCCAAGCTCAAGCCGGCGGCGCTCATCCGCGAGGCATACGCGGCGGGGCAGCGCGACTTCGGGGAGAACTACGCCCAGGAGCTGCGGGACAAGGCCGCGGAGCTGGCGGACCTGAAGGAGCTGCGCTGGCACGCCATTGGCCCCCTGCAGACGAACAAGGTGAAGTACGTGGCGAAGGCGGCGCACGCCTACCACGCGCTGGAGCGGCTGGAGGTGGCCGAGGAGCTGTCGCGGCGCCGGCTGGAGGCTCCCCTGCCCTGCCATGTGGAGGTGAACGTGGGCGGGGAAGCCAGCAAGAGTGGTCTCGCGCCCGAGCAGGTGGAGTCCTTCCTGAAGACCGTGCGCGCCCTGCCCGGGCTGCGGATCGACGGCCTCATGTCGCTGCCACCTCCCACCGACGACGAGCAGGTGGCGCGCGGCTACTTCCGCGCCCTGCGGGCGTTGGCGGAGCGCCATGGACTGCCGGGCCTGTCCATGGGGACCACCCATGACTACGAGCTCGCCATCGAGGAGGGAGCCACCCTGGTCCGGGTGGGCACCGCCCTCTTCGGCGAGCGCGCGTGA
- a CDS encoding Maf family protein → MHTPVGQTRLVLASASPRRRELLGQLGLTFEVSAADIDETPQPGEPAGAYVLRLAQEKARVVALRHPEAWVLAADTTVSLGEALLGKPRDAAEARDMLGRLSGRTHEVYTGVALAGPGAGQSTLVRTRVTFRTLGPGEIAWYAGTGEPLDKAGSYAMQGKGGFLVAAVEGSPTNVIGLPLGETLELLARAGVVLPWSAS, encoded by the coding sequence ATGCACACACCAGTGGGTCAAACTCGGCTCGTTCTCGCGTCCGCCTCGCCGCGGCGGCGCGAGCTGCTCGGTCAGCTCGGCCTCACCTTCGAGGTCTCCGCGGCGGACATCGACGAGACCCCCCAGCCGGGCGAGCCCGCCGGCGCCTACGTGCTGCGGCTGGCCCAGGAGAAGGCCCGCGTGGTGGCGCTCCGGCACCCGGAGGCCTGGGTCCTCGCGGCGGATACCACCGTGTCGCTCGGAGAGGCACTGCTCGGCAAACCCCGGGACGCCGCCGAGGCGCGCGACATGTTGGGTCGGCTGTCGGGCAGGACCCACGAAGTCTATACCGGCGTGGCGCTCGCGGGCCCCGGCGCCGGGCAGTCCACCCTGGTGCGCACCCGCGTCACCTTCCGCACCCTCGGTCCCGGTGAAATCGCCTGGTACGCGGGGACGGGGGAGCCGCTGGACAAGGCGGGCAGCTACGCCATGCAGGGCAAGGGCGGTTTCCTGGTGGCGGCGGTGGAGGGCAGCCCCACCAACGTGATTGGCCTGCCGTTGGGCGAGACGCTCGAGCTGCTCGCCCGGGCGGGCGTGGTACTTCCCTGGAGCGCGTCATGA
- a CDS encoding DUF3108 domain-containing protein gives MNPMRTALAPLLLCFSSAAWAQLPDTDGPEEHKAQPVTAAPAAPAAPVSVPRCTQVLPQPRNPMAFAPGELLDFDLDAMGATAGKMTMQVQKKQDGVLPVQIKVQTNSFFSKVRRVDATAVSYLHPKTLRSSRYTEDAMENEVRRTVEVAFNPNRRSVRVDYTLKGKKGHNDLTYEHDGLDVAGAIYMLRQLPLKEGLPVCFDVYGVRRMWRMAGTVLKREHVSMPLGEFEAWHLSGTAVRLDKPSQSREVHVWISDDARRLPLAAVGSIDLGAVRATLTSFSRPGEQARQSQGKEALKW, from the coding sequence ATGAACCCCATGCGTACCGCCCTCGCCCCCCTGCTGCTGTGCTTCTCCTCCGCGGCCTGGGCCCAGCTTCCGGACACCGATGGGCCCGAGGAACACAAGGCCCAACCGGTGACGGCGGCCCCGGCGGCCCCCGCGGCTCCGGTCTCGGTGCCGCGCTGCACCCAGGTCCTGCCCCAGCCGCGCAACCCCATGGCGTTCGCTCCCGGCGAGCTGCTCGACTTCGACCTCGACGCCATGGGCGCCACCGCCGGGAAGATGACCATGCAGGTGCAGAAGAAGCAGGACGGCGTGCTGCCCGTGCAGATCAAGGTGCAGACCAACTCCTTCTTCTCCAAGGTGCGCCGGGTGGATGCCACCGCCGTGAGCTACCTGCACCCCAAGACGCTGCGCAGCTCGCGCTACACCGAGGACGCCATGGAGAACGAGGTGCGGCGCACGGTGGAGGTGGCCTTCAACCCCAACCGGCGCAGCGTCCGCGTGGACTACACGCTCAAGGGCAAGAAGGGCCACAACGACCTGACCTACGAGCACGATGGCCTGGACGTGGCCGGCGCCATCTACATGCTGCGCCAGCTGCCGCTCAAGGAAGGCCTGCCCGTGTGCTTCGACGTCTACGGGGTGCGCCGCATGTGGCGCATGGCGGGCACCGTGCTCAAGCGTGAGCACGTGTCCATGCCCCTGGGTGAGTTCGAGGCCTGGCACCTGTCGGGCACCGCGGTGCGCCTGGACAAGCCCTCGCAGTCGCGCGAGGTCCACGTGTGGATCTCCGACGACGCGCGCCGCCTGCCGCTCGCGGCCGTGGGCAGCATCGACCTGGGCGCCGTGCGCGCCACGCTCACCTCGTTCTCCCGTCCGGGCGAACAGGCGCGGCAGTCCCAGGGTAAGGAAGCCCTCAAGTGGTAG
- the mreC gene encoding rod shape-determining protein MreC: MLSLLKRYRTLLIVSALLLYPFGAFLTTGGRRGRDPNVVDRLVIGLTAPVQRGLVGLIDGVKAVVFGYIDLREVRQENEQLRAENLQLRASVHALGETRMENERLRGLLAYAEASPGPDIPARVIGVNPVAKLLSVRINRGESDGVFRGMSVVTPDGIVGQVVRTTGGWADVALVTDVQSRVAAQVQRSRARGTAAGAGKGPLQLENMLRIEDVQEGDLIITSGTDGVYPPGLVVGKVTRLEKTEHGMFLGGHIVPAVDTTRLEEVLVRGNPFGASAQGGAGEGGGR, translated from the coding sequence GTGCTGTCGCTTCTCAAGCGCTACCGGACCTTGCTGATCGTGAGTGCCCTCCTGCTCTACCCGTTCGGGGCCTTCCTGACGACGGGTGGCCGACGCGGGCGGGATCCCAATGTCGTGGACCGGCTCGTCATCGGACTGACGGCCCCCGTGCAGCGGGGGCTCGTGGGGCTCATCGACGGGGTGAAGGCCGTGGTGTTCGGCTACATCGACCTGCGCGAGGTGCGTCAGGAGAACGAGCAGTTGCGCGCGGAGAACCTCCAGTTGAGGGCGAGCGTGCACGCGCTGGGCGAGACGCGGATGGAGAACGAGCGGCTGCGCGGCCTGCTCGCCTACGCCGAGGCGTCGCCCGGGCCGGACATCCCCGCGCGGGTCATCGGGGTGAACCCGGTGGCCAAGCTGCTGTCGGTGCGCATCAACCGGGGCGAGTCGGACGGGGTGTTCCGCGGCATGTCGGTGGTGACGCCGGACGGCATCGTGGGCCAGGTGGTGCGCACGACGGGCGGGTGGGCGGACGTGGCGCTGGTGACGGACGTGCAGAGCCGGGTGGCCGCGCAGGTGCAGCGCTCGCGGGCGCGAGGCACGGCGGCGGGCGCCGGCAAGGGGCCGCTGCAATTGGAGAACATGTTGCGCATCGAGGACGTGCAGGAGGGAGATCTCATCATCACCTCGGGCACGGACGGCGTGTACCCGCCCGGGCTGGTGGTGGGCAAGGTGACGCGCCTGGAGAAGACGGAGCACGGCATGTTCCTGGGCGGTCACATCGTGCCCGCGGTGGACACCACGCGGCTGGAAGAGGTGCTCGTGCGCGGCAATCCCTTTGGCGCCAGCGCGCAGGGTGGCGCGGGTGAGGGGGGCGGACGATGA